One genomic segment of Anguilla anguilla isolate fAngAng1 chromosome 2, fAngAng1.pri, whole genome shotgun sequence includes these proteins:
- the rab4a gene encoding ras-related protein Rab-4A isoform X1: MSETYDFLFKFLVIGNAGTGKSCLLHQFIEKKFKDDSNHTIGVEFGSKIINVVNKFVKLQIWDTAGQERFRSVTRSYYRGAAGALLVYDITSRETYNALTNWLTDARMLASQNIVIILCGNKKDLDGDREVTFLEASRFAQENELMFLETSALTGENVEEAFVQCARKILNKIESELDPERMGSGIQYGDAALRQLRSPRRAQAQSAQECGC; the protein is encoded by the exons ATGTCGGAGACATACG ATTTCTTGTTCAAATTTCTCGTGATTGGGAATGCAGGGACGGGGAAGTCATGTCTTCTTCACCAGTTTATAGAAAAGAAAT TCAAAGACGACTCCAATCATACCATAGGCGTGGAGTTTGGATCAAAAATAATCAACGTGGTAAATAAATTTGTCAAGCTCCAAATATGGGACACTGCAGGCCAAGAAAGATTCAG GTCAGTGACACGAAGCTACTacagaggagcagcaggggCTCTCCTTGTGTATGACATCACCAG TCGGGAAACCTACAACGCTCTGACCAACTGGTTGACGGATGCTAGGATGCTGGCCAGCCAAAACATCGTCATTATCTTGTGCGGCAATAAGAAGGACCTGGATGGGGACAGAGAGGTGACCTTCCTGGAAGCATCTCGTTTCGCGCAAGAGAATG AGTTGATGTTCCTGGAGACCAGTGCTCTGACGGGGGAGAATGTGGAAGAGGCCTTTGTGCAGTGTGCCAGGAAAATCCTGAACAAAATTGAGTCAG AGCTGGACCCAGAGCGCATGGGCTCGGGGATCCAGTATGGAGACGCGGCTCTGCGCCAGCTCCGCTCCCCCCGTCGGGCCCAGGCCCAGAGCGCCCAGGAATGCGGCTGTTAG
- the rab4a gene encoding ras-related protein Rab-4A isoform X2 yields the protein MSETYDFLFKFLVIGNAGTGKSCLLHQFIEKKFKDDSNHTIGVEFGSKIINVVNKFVKLQIWDTAGQERFRSVTRSYYRGAAGALLVYDITSRETYNALTNWLTDARMLASQNIVIILCGNKKDLDGDREVTFLEASRFAQENELMFLETSALTGENVEEAFVQCARKILNKIESGELDPERMGSGIQYGDAALRQLRSPRRAQAQSAQECGC from the exons ATGTCGGAGACATACG ATTTCTTGTTCAAATTTCTCGTGATTGGGAATGCAGGGACGGGGAAGTCATGTCTTCTTCACCAGTTTATAGAAAAGAAAT TCAAAGACGACTCCAATCATACCATAGGCGTGGAGTTTGGATCAAAAATAATCAACGTGGTAAATAAATTTGTCAAGCTCCAAATATGGGACACTGCAGGCCAAGAAAGATTCAG GTCAGTGACACGAAGCTACTacagaggagcagcaggggCTCTCCTTGTGTATGACATCACCAG TCGGGAAACCTACAACGCTCTGACCAACTGGTTGACGGATGCTAGGATGCTGGCCAGCCAAAACATCGTCATTATCTTGTGCGGCAATAAGAAGGACCTGGATGGGGACAGAGAGGTGACCTTCCTGGAAGCATCTCGTTTCGCGCAAGAGAATG AGTTGATGTTCCTGGAGACCAGTGCTCTGACGGGGGAGAATGTGGAAGAGGCCTTTGTGCAGTGTGCCAGGAAAATCCTGAACAAAATTGAGTCAG GAGAGCTGGACCCAGAGCGCATGGGCTCGGGGATCCAGTATGGAGACGCGGCTCTGCGCCAGCTCCGCTCCCCCCGTCGGGCCCAGGCCCAGAGCGCCCAGGAATGCGGCTGTTAG